Proteins encoded by one window of Torulaspora delbrueckii CBS 1146 chromosome 2, complete genome:
- the COQ5 gene encoding 2-hexaprenyl-6-methoxy-1,4-benzoquinone methyltransferase (similar to Saccharomyces cerevisiae COQ5 (YML110C); ancestral locus Anc_8.833) — protein MMLRSIARRSAARSLPNKFVRPFSQSLLALNVKSSKNEGEFTHFGSKTVAKDEKEKLVGNVFSSVASKYDVMNDVMSLGIHRLWKDHFINKLDAGKRPNSTEPLNFIDVAGGSGDIAFGILDHAEHKFGDTESTMHIVDINPDMLKEGEKRAMEQHKYYNDPRVTFLVQNGETLDQIESNSKDVYTVSFGIRNFTDIQAGLNTAYRVLKPGGLFYCLEFSNIENPLMDTVYQQWAKVLPVMGSMIANDYDSYQYLVESIERFPEKETFKGMIEKAGFQSAGYESLTFGICAIHWGVKV, from the coding sequence atgatgcTAAGATCAATTGCTCGAAGATCGGCCGCTAGAAGCTTGCCCAACAAATTTGTGAGACCTTTCTCGCAGTCACTGCTAGCGTTGAATGTAAAAAGTTCTAAGAATGAGGGTGAATTCACGCATTTTGGTTCCAAGACAGTGGCTAAGgatgagaaggagaaaCTGGTTGGTAATGTGTTTTCATCGGTTGCTTCCAAATACGATGTAATGAACGATGTGATGTCGCTTGGTATTCATAGATTATGGAAGGATCATTTTATTAACAAATTAGATGCTGGTAAAAGACCCAATTCCACAGAACCATTGAACTTTATTGACGTTGCAGGTGGTTCTGGTGATATCGCTTTTGGTATTCTGGATCATGCTGAGCATAAATTTGGCGATACGGAGTCCACTATGCACATAGTTGATATCAATCCAGATATGCtgaaagaaggtgaaaagagAGCTATGGAACAACACAAGTATTACAATGATCCAAGAGTCACTTTCTTGGTTCAAAATGGTGAAACTCTTGACCAGATAGAGTCTAATTCCAAGGATGTGTATACTGTCTCGTTCGGTATCAGGAATTTTACCGATATTCAGGCGGGTTTGAACACCGCTTACAGAGTTTTGAAACCTGGTGGTCTTTTCTACTGCTTGGAGTTTTCTAACATTGAAAATCCTTTGATGGACACAGTTTATCAACAGTGGGCGAAGGTTCTACCCGTCATGGGCTCAATGATCGCTAATGATTACGATTCTTACCAGTATCTGGTCGAATCGATTGAGCGATTCCCAGAGAAGgaaactttcaaaggtaTGATTGAGAAGGCAGGTTTCCAATCTGCAGGTTACGAGAGCCTAACATTTGGTATATGCGCAATTCATTGGGGTGTGAAGGTCTGA
- the RCE1 gene encoding CAAX prenyl protease (similar to Saccharomyces cerevisiae RCE1 (YMR274C); ancestral locus Anc_8.832) — translation MGTQSAFWLSLYISASYVVAIYTTSRGLEEYPSGRDDPRVIRRRIGRISLVILANMLVVPWLIVQLGYDGPKMSVKRYILDLGIVPGYYRDGHWDISNYLWDITKAIGLMALLYVGPLAGGLLYYATLPNKHLYTDLRAELFNVWGLRNYLFAPVSEEIIYTSMLINNYLILYPQGQCTLSTIVWKVPLFFGVAHLHHAYEMHQQGLTGVVQVICNAAIQMTYTTLFGSLTNYAFVKSGGNLWVCILLHVMCNFMGFPEASKVVMHHTVVKKSDSVYVKKLLDLWKKCYLALLLMGLLFFKNKFTTLLNSSGNQIVL, via the coding sequence ATGGGCACGCAATCCGCATTCTGGCTATCGCTGTACATATCAGCATCCTATGTGGTTGCCATATATACCACTTCTCGTGGTTTGGAAGAGTATCCCAGCGGCAGAGATGATCCCAGGGTGATCAGGCGGCGAATTGGACGCATATCGCTGGTTATCCTTGCAAACATGCTCGTGGTACCTTGGCTGATTGTACAACTTGGTTATGATGGACCTAAGATGTCAGTGAAACGCTACATTCTCGATTTGGGCATTGTTCCCGGCTATTATCGTGATGGCCATTGGGacatttcaaattatctGTGGGATATTACGAAGGCCATTGGCTTGATGGCGCTTCTCTACGTGGGTCCTTTGGCAGGTGGGCTGCTTTATTATGCCACTCTACCCAACAAGCATCTATACACCGACCTGAGGGCAGAACTCTTCAACGTATGGGGACTCAGGAACTACTTATTTGCTCCGGTAAGTGAAGAGATTATCTACACATCAATGCTAATCAACAATTATCTAATACTCTATCCACAGGGCCAATGTACACTGAGTACAATCGTGTGGAAAGTTCCATTGTTCTTCGGAGTTGCGCATCTACACCATGCTTACGAGATGCACCAGCAAGGTCTTACGGGGGTGGTGCAAGTTATTTGCAACGCAGCGATTCAAATGACTTATACAACGCTCTTTGGCAGTCTTACTAACTACGCATTTGTTAAGAGTGGTGGTAACCTATGGGTCTGTATCCTACTACATGTCATGTGCAACTTCATGGGGTTTCCCGAAGCCTCCAAGGTCGTCATGCACCACACAGTCGTCAAGAAATCCGATTCAGTTTACGTCAAGAAACTATTAGACCTCTGGAAGAAATGTTACCTAGCTCTGCTCCTAATGGGCCTActattcttcaagaacaagttCACTACCTTGCTCAACTCATCAGGCAACCAAATAGTACTCTGA
- the TDEL0B00660 gene encoding uncharacterized protein (similar to Saccharomyces cerevisiae ZDS2 (YML109W) and ZDS1 (YMR273C); ancestral locus Anc_8.831) codes for METLDGRSDANLEEQNQVRQRTSMTESQREKRKSEVLIAAQSIDNEVQNVKSLKRISIGSIDLLMDPELEYRVNVNSPNTRKSWSSNSSSSEEEHDVAPCYDKGEDEGEASVSDGADDSFDTTGADYLQTTNHSSANHQSTPNVKPTSPQISVKRTLTGVGSLRRGGVNIPTRKLSSASDNGSEDGSNSSSITKQLLWVPAAQHPSVKPENFLELVQDTLHNIQLDEKKETTDNDNDESNKENAKAYDRLPIDITRKRDSLVRRPSRLRKSYTEFEEYDETESLEGSVAVGKESRNSFERSSIAPCSSGRSSRTVSLKDITEELNKISNNAGLTSSDAITLARTLSMAGSFASSEVNEDYDTSKRNGIHLDADDVQNEYNKEDDNEFASNMLMKHGVVIPARSSLRRSKFNTYRVRSSGSTSSLDDEHHESETKRKLSSGLENVTAESSASQQDIYHSPSIKGNGSIMSSPSSINDFQDIYDHYRQPSVDWEKELKKGTESDDSNKGNQLDFETSKEIASSKLSDLSQGNAKSSIEAQDMEQASSTVVREMKGKRSGWSWLNGMGSKETNTEKNVKDTARQEVPLHREPSDSHIDEDFEKTSTPVTTEIQRSNHSKNRHLPIFPANESSKRKDTTEEPAVSTKMGRSSSSDSSNLTRQMFEKKIANLFRRKGKKKLPDYGTSRDHTGAELKSKRSSDNLSKFAKTSKTPVKLRSESRVEEHLRNSVSKDVVPDTAIVAGEVIPSKSKAEDLPALQPAVSVTSTKSAHVPLASSVVIESVKELDGDDSQDVSMDQNAQTSIDISTETLSMKEQTSEVQTDVKQPADGPSHQPVPPRKLTFDDVKRSEQSNAPMKFTDSAFGFPLPMLTVSTVIMFDHRLPINVERAIYRLSHLKLSDPKRELRQQVVLSNFMYAYLNLVNHTLYMEQVAQENDLTTETSGGTAFKTEHNSANGSICIPDM; via the coding sequence ATGGAGACGTTAGATGGGAGGTCCGATGCGAATCTGGAAGAACAGAATCAAGTGAGGCAAAGGACTTCAATGACGGAGTCTCAAAGGGAAAAGAGGAAGTCTGAAGTACTGATAGCTGCGCAGTCGATTGATAATGAAGTGCAGAATgtcaagagtttgaaacGAATCTCTATTGGGTCTATTGACCTGCTTATGGATCCCGAGTTGGAGTATCGGGTCAACGTAAATAGCCCTAACACAAGGAAGTCGTGGTCTTCGAACTCATCATCAAGTGAAGAGGAACACGATGTGGCTCCATGCTATGATAaaggtgaagatgaggGAGAGGCCAGTGTCAGTGACGGAGCAGATGATAGTTTTGATACGACTGGGGCAGATTATTTGCAGACAACAAACCATTCGTCGGCGAATCATCAATCTACACCTAATGTCAAACCCACTTCGCCTCAGATTTCTGTCAAAAGAACTCTTACAGGCGTTGGATCTCTAAGAAGGGGTGGCGTTAATATACCTACTAGGAAGCTTTCGTCCGCTTCGGACAATGGGAGTGAAGATGGAtccaactcttcatcaataacTAAACAGTTATTATGGGTTCCCGCAGCTCAGCACCCTAGTGTTAAACCAGAGAACTTTTTGGAGCTGGTACAGGACACTTTGCATAACATCCAGTTagatgagaagaaggaaacgactgataatgataatgatgaaaGTAATAAGGAAAACGCGAAAGCTTATGATCGATTACCCATCGATATAACTCGCAAGCGCGATTCGCTAGTGCGAAGGCCTTCGCGATTGAGAAAGTCCTATAccgaatttgaagaatacgatGAAACTGAGTCATTAGAAGGATCGGTTGCTGTCGGAAAAGAATCCCGTAACTCGTTCGAACGGTCATCAATAGCTCCGTGCTCTTCTGGAAGAAGTTCGAGAACagtatctttgaaagacatCACTGAAGAACTGAATAAGATATCTAACAATGCCGGTCTTACGAGTTCTGACGCGATTACTCTAGCCAGAACTTTGAGTATGGCCGGCTCGTTTGCAAGCTCTGAGGTTAACGAGGATTATGATACTTCCAAACGTAACGGGATACATCTGGATGCCGATGACGTGCAGAATGAATACAATAAAGAGGATGACAACGAATTTGCCTCCAACATGCTCATGAAGCATGGGGTTGTTATTCCTGCTAGGTCTTCGTTGCGTAGGAGCAAGTTTAATACTTATAGGGTTAGATCATCAGGTAGTACTTCTTCTTTAGATGACGAGCATCATGAGTCAGAGACAAAGAGGAAGCTATCTAGTGGTCTGGAAAATGTTACGGCAGAGTCTTCTGCGTCTCAGCAAGATATTTATCATTCGCCTTCGATCAAGGGAAACGGGTCAATCATGAGCTCACCAAGTTCGATTAACGATTTCCAGGACATTTATGATCATTATCGTCAACCTAGCGTTGATTGGGAAAAGGAGCTTAAAAAAGGGACGGAGAGTGATGATTCCAATAAAGGTAATCAGCTGGACTTTGAGACCTCGAAAGAAATTGCATCATCAAAATTAAGTGACCTATCCCAAGGCAATGCCAAGTCAAGCATTGAAGCGCAGGACATGGAACaagcttcatcaacagtAGTTCGAGAGATGAAAGGGAAGAGATCGGGCTGGTCGTGGTTGAATGGAATGGGTAGCAAAGAGACAAATACAGaaaaaaatgtcaaagaTACAGCCAGGCAAGAAGTCCCTTTGCATCGAGAGCCAAGTGACTCTCATATTGATGAGGATTTTGAGAAAACTAGTACGCCCGTTACAACCGAAATTCAGAGAAGTAACCATTCGAAGAATAGGCATTTACCCATTTTTCCAGCCAATGAATCTTCCAAAAGGAAAGATACTACCGAAGAACCAGCTGTCTCTACGAAGATGGGGCGctcctcttcttcggaTTCTTCTAATTTGACAAGGCAAAtgtttgaaaagaaaataGCAAATCTCTTCAGAAGGaaaggcaagaagaaactaCCTGATTATGGTACCTCTCGGGATCATACAGGTGCTGAGCTAAAGTCAAAGCGCTCGAGCGATAACCTTTCCAAATTCGCGAAAACAAGCAAAACTCCTGTCAAGTTGAGATCAGAATCACGAGTGGAAGAGCACTTAAGAAACTCAGTCTCAAAGGATGTGGTTCCCGATACTGCCATAGTTGCTGGTGAAGTCATTCCATCGAAGTCTAAGGCAGAGGATTTACCGGCATTGCAGCCTGCAGTCAGTGTTACGAGCACGAAAAGTGCACATGTCCCTCTGGCGTCTAGCGTGGTAATTGAGTCAGTCAAAGAGCTTGACGGCGACGATTCACAAGACGTAAGCATGGATCAAAACGCACAGACCAGCATAGATATATCGACGGAAACGCTAAGCATGAAGGAACAAACGTCTGAAGTACAAACAGATGTCAAACAGCCTGCTGATGGGCCATCTCATCAACCAGTACCCCCAAGGAAATTGACTTTCGACGATGTGAAACGGTCAGAACAGTCTAACGCTCCAATGAAGTTTACCGACAGTGCATTCGGTTTCCCACTACCAATGCTAACTGTCTCCACAGTCATTATGTTTGACCACAGACTCCCGATCAACGTGGAAAGGGCTATCTACAGATTAAGTCATCTCAAATTGAGCGATCCCAAGAGAGAATTGCGTCAACAGGTTGTTCTCAGTAATTTCATGTATGCATACTTGAACCTCGTTAACCATACATTGTACATGGAACAAGTGGCACAAGAAAATGATTTGACCACTGAAACAAGTGGGGGTACTGCTTTCAAAACCGAGCATAATTCAGCCAACGGATCAATCTGTATCCCAGACATGTGA
- the TDEL0B00670 gene encoding uncharacterized protein (similar to Saccharomyces cerevisiae YML108W; ancestral locus Anc_8.830), with the protein MGGNDNFYHMIIFLEESIENGQEGNSVDNGEDKQDVKSSHEFVDELVLPFQVDEIDALNEWFDKFDEKLCIPNEGHIKYEITSDGMMVLLLDKELEHLVNDVKTFVEENSS; encoded by the coding sequence ATGGGTGGCAATGATAATTTTTACCATATGATCATCTTTTTAGAGGAATCGATCGAAAACGGACAAGAGGGAAATTCAGTCGACAATGGTGAAGACAAGCAAGACGTGAAAAGTTCCCACGAATTCGTAGACGAACTAGTTTTGCCGTTCCAAGTCGATGAGATAGACGCATTAAATGAGTGGTTCGACAAGTTCGACGAAAAACTCTGCATACCGAACGAGGGTCACATCAAGTACGAGATTACTAGCGATGGGATGATGGTGTTGCTACTCGACAAAGAATTGGAGCACTTGGTCAACGACGTGAAGACCTTTGTCGAAGAGAACAGCTCATAG
- the SCS7 gene encoding fatty acid alpha-hydroxylase (similar to Saccharomyces cerevisiae SCS7 (YMR272C); ancestral locus Anc_8.829), which translates to MSQDQSKTLELFSRKQVSEHNNANDCWVTVSNRKIYDVTKFLDEHPGGPQYILDYAGKDITEVLKDSTIHEHSESAYEILEDSSYLVGYMATELEEKELLTNSSHKVEVKLATLDFDSTTFVKDLPTEEKLSIATDYSRDYKRHHFLDLQKPLLPQVMFGKFTKDFYVDQIHRPRHYGKGSAPLFGNFLEPLSKTSWYVIPMVWLPVVLYHVGVAFKNMNPIFTIFFFCLGTFVWTLIEYGLHRFLFHFDDWLPESNVCFTLHFLLHGVHHYLPMDKYRLVMPPTLFVILCTPFYKLVFGLLPLYVAYAGFAGGLFGYVCYDLTHYFLHHSKLPSFMRKLKKYHLEHHYKNYQLGFGVTSWFWDKVFGTYLSPTSPISQMKYD; encoded by the coding sequence ATGTCACAAGATCAGTCGAAGACTTTAGAACTATTCTCCAGGAAGCAGGTTTCGGAACATAATAATGCTAATGATTGCTGGGTTACTGTTTCTAACAGAAAAATTTACGATGTTACCAAGTTTTTAGATGAGCATCCAGGTGGCCCTCAGTATATTTTGGATTACGCAGGTAAAGATATCACCGAAGTATTGAAGGACTCAACCATCCACGAACATTCGGAGTCTGCatatgaaattttggaggACTCGTCGTACCTAGTAGGGTATATGGCCACTGAATTAGAGGAGAAAGAActtttgaccaattcaaGCCATAAAGTCGAAGTGAAATTGGCCACCCTTGATTTTGATTCTACTACTTTTGTTAAGGATTTGCCTACTGAAGAGAAGCTGAGTATTGCAACCGACTACAGCAGAGACTATAAAAGACACCATTTCTTGGATCTACAGAAGCCTTTGCTACCTCAAGTTATGTTCGGTAAATTTACGAAAGATTTTTACgttgatcaaattcacagACCTAGGCATTATGGTAAGGGATCAGCACCATTGTTCGGGAACTTCTTGGagcctctttcaaaaactTCGTGGTATGTTATTCCAATGGTATGGCTTCCAGTTGTCCTTTACCATGTCGGTGTGGCTTTCAAAAACATGAACCCTATCTTTAcgatttttttcttctgcttgGGTACGTTTGTGTGGACTTTGATTGAATATGGTCTTCATAGGTTCCTTTTCCACTTTGATGATTGGTTGCCAGAGAGTAACGTATGTTTTACTTTACATTTCCTACTTCACGGTGTTCACCATTATCTTCCAATGGACAAATATCGGTTGGTTATGCCACCAACTCTATTTGTGATTCTATGTACACCATTTTACAAATTGGTGTTTGGATTGCTTCCACTCTACGTTGCATATGCAGGTTTTGCAGGCGGTTTATTCGGTTATGTTTGTTACGATTTGACCCATTATTTCCTACATCACTCCAAATTGCCTTCGTTCATGCgtaaattgaagaaataccaCTTGGAGCACCATTACAAAAACTACCAATTGGGATTCGGTGTCACTTCCTGGTTTTGGGATAAAGTGTTTGGTACCTATCTGAGTCCAACTTCCCCAATCTCTCAGATGAAATACGATTAA
- the PML39 gene encoding Pml39p (similar to Saccharomyces cerevisiae PML39 (YML107C); ancestral locus Anc_8.828) → MDAEVRNRLEVVWKRLDLGLSDSKRLGKHSAIRDGRVAGIVRKWKYRTRKDADGPFSRTNRFLPQKMQKLKPLYVNMVDVALEELPGVRLRDLEALLDRCQRIQEGCAGALLDWDERWNNPLTLASKGWEFSSLGQTGKLICTCCCCRKTLCVDMKFDTEPTESSRKSYWINGVINAHDSSCPWRENQFDLDKEYYLKESNLIWDITRMHRSLLNAPDLRNEDVARSYLATQQLTQLKRLFSCGDHSDALVVLLRGYYFIDNEPKIVQCAGCFRKTFTENVWNSSKLNYHAKWCRYRKETELPFMILKSLRKDSEDNSMTERLHNLETYLEDI, encoded by the coding sequence ATGGATGCCGAGGTGAGGAATCGGTTAGAAGTTGTTTGGAAACGATTGGACCTCGGGTTGTCCGATTCGAAGCGTTTAGGGAAACATAGTGCAATCCGAGATGGAAGAGTAGCTGGAATAGTGCGAAAGTGGAAATATAGGACTAGAAAAGACGCCGATGGGCCTTTTAGCAGAACGAATAGGTTTTTACCCCAAAAAATGCAGAAACTTAAGCCACTTTATGTTAATATGGTGGATGTGGCTTTAGAAGAGCTTCCTGGGGTGCGTTTGCGTGACTTGGAAGCACTATTGGACAGGTGTCAGAGAATCCAGGAGGGTTGTGCGGGTGCCTTGTTGGACTGGGACGAACGGTGGAACAATCCTTTAACTTTGGCATCCAAAGGTTGGGAGTTTAGCTCACTGGGTCAAACTGGGAAGTTAATCTGTACCTGTTGCTGCTGTCGCAAAACTCTGTGTGTGGACATGAAATTTGATACTGAGCCTACGGAGTCATCGAGGAAATCGTACTGGATTAACGGTGTTATTAATGCGCACGATAGTAGCTGCCCCTGGAGGGAGAATCAGTTCGATCTGGATAAAGAATattatttgaaagaatccaaCCTGATATGGGATATCACAAGAATGCACAGGTCACTTTTAAACGCTCCTGATCTACGAAATGAAGATGTGGCCCGTTCATATCTAGCAACACAACAGTTGACACAGTTGAAGCGGTTATTCAGCTGTGGTGATCACAGTGATGCATTGGTAGTCTTGCTACGAGGTTACTATTTTATAGACAATGAGCCCAAAATTGTCCAATGCGCGGGATGCTTTAGAAAGACATTCACCGAAAACGTATGGAATAGTTCCAAATTGAATTACCACGCCAAATGGTGCAGGTACCGCAAGGAAACGGAACTACCCTTcatgatcttgaaatcgCTTCGAAAAGACAGCGAGGACAACAGCATGACAGAAAGACTACATAATCTTGAGACATATCTAGAGGATATATAA
- the TDEL0B00700 gene encoding uncharacterized protein (similar to Saccharomyces cerevisiae URA5 (YML106W) and URA10 (YMR271C); ancestral locus Anc_8.827), translating to MPAVLEDYQKNFLDLAVESQALKFGSFKLKSGRVSPYFFNLGLFNTGKLLSNLATAYAIAIIQSDLKFDVIFGPAYKGIPLASIVCVKLAEIGGSKFQDVQYAFNRKEAKDHGEGGNIVGASLEGKRILIIDDVMTAGTAINEAFEIIAQNNGQVVGSIIALDRQEVVSTEDREGLSATQSVSKRFGIPVLNIVSLTHIINYLDGRISPEEKKEIEEYRQTYGVL from the coding sequence ATGCCTGCTGTTTTAGAGGATTACCAGAAGAATTTCCTTGATTTGGCTGTGGAAAGTCAAGCCTTGAAATTCGGGTCTTTTAAGCTCAAATCAGGTAGGGTTTCTCCATATTTCTTTAACTTGGGGTTGTTTAACACTGGTAAATTGCTTTCTAATCTGGCTACTGCTTATGCGATTGCCATTATTCAATCTGACCTGAAATTTGATGTTATCTTTGGACCTGCTTACAAGGGGATCCCATTGGCTTCGATCGTATGTGTGAAGTTGGCAGAGATTGGTGGATCCAAGTTCCAGGATGTTCAATATGCGTTCAACAGGAAGGAGGCTAAGGATCATGGGGAAGGCGGTAACATCGTTGGTGCATCCCTAGAGGGCAAGAGAATCCTGATCATCGATGATGTGATGACCGCGGGTACCGCAATTAACGAAGCATTTGAGATTATCGCTCAAAACAATGGCCAAGTGGTTGGTTCCATTATTGCCTTGGACAGACAGGAAGTCGTCAGTACCGAGGACAGAGAAGGTCTAAGTGCTACCCAGTCGGTAAGTAAAAGGTTCGGCATCCCCGTGTTGAACATCGTCTCCTTGACTCATATCATTAACTACTTGGATGGTAGAATCTCTCCTGAGGAGAAaaaggaaattgaagagtatCGTCAAACCTACGGCGTACTATAG
- the SEC65 gene encoding RNA-binding signal recognition particle subunit SEC65 (similar to Saccharomyces cerevisiae SEC65 (YML105C); ancestral locus Anc_8.826): MPKIEEVEDYDDIDNLDMDLAELDPSLRTPIAPKITPTVVRSQDSEAQQPSTVGKNQVSFINPDTGKIEGSAQISKEELDEVKGFQVLYPCYFDRRRSHKNGRRVTRDEGVENPLAKTLADAVRNLGLLCIFEGEKTHPQDFGNPGRVRILLKENGQLVPSAARFKGGKRQVIKEVAKYMRDHPTTPESLREIPYGPEFDGIEFKRIPIVQGFKMNDIVPLHSPFLMGHPMTKSIYEAAPPAAVPEKQFKPPKNKYKVIRR; this comes from the coding sequence ATGCCCAAGATTGAGGAAGTCGAGGATTATGACGATATCGATAATCTCGATATGGATTTGGCCGAATTGGATCCATCGTTGAGAACACCTATAGCACCTAAAATCACCCCAACAGTGGTCAGAAGTCAAGATTCAGAAGCGCAACAGCCCAGCACAGTGGGGAAGAATCAAGTAAGTTTCATTAACCCAGATACCGGTAAGATTGAGGGCAGTGCTCAAATCTCTAAGGAAGAACTAGATGAAGTGAAAGGATTCCAAGTTTTATACCCATGTTATTTCGATAGACGAAGATCACACAAGAACGGAAGACGTGTTACAAGAGATGAAGGAGTAGAAAATCCACTGGCAAAAACTCTAGCTGATGCTGTTCGGAATTTGGGCCTACTTTGTATATTCGAAGGCGAAAAGACACATCCTCAGGATTTTGGTAATCCCGGTAGAGTTCGTATTTTACTGAAGGAGAATGGACAACTGGTTCCATCGGCGGCCAGATTCAAAGGTGGGAAGAGACAAGTAATCAAAGAGGTGGCCAAATATATGAGGGACCATCCAACGACACCCGAAAGTCTCAGGGAGATCCCATACGGACCCGAGTTTGATGGTATTGAATTCAAACGAATCCCAATTGTGCAAGGtttcaagatgaatgaTATAGTTCCGCTGCATAGTCCGTTCTTGATGGGACACCCAATGACAAAATCTATTTACGAAGCAGCTCCACCTGCTGCAGTCCCAGAAAAACAATtcaaaccaccaaagaaTAAGTACAAAGTTATCAGAAGGTAG
- the RRN9 gene encoding Rrn9p (similar to Saccharomyces cerevisiae RRN9 (YMR270C); ancestral locus Anc_8.825) translates to MSDNDSYDGRSRKELAADREVIKTANELLNSLEQSHRSDLTLHLYSSYLLKTLLYRANDRRHPLEVDQFVKTQIRDNWTSWPDPKTVVNPQTDTLYEDSFNGGKQENGVDPGEISPRALARSTNMLNVELDSHWQHCLAQSSATSGLALDVDKMAIPSHLTDHILGKLDHLFSGLHNKVAAKNKIDIQQGQSSQTLTVSQMQHETVKANKRVEFTYHDIIARGCEMGEDMVEIYMKSLELFNDIPSTFDKSQFKLPKSCLKHQRPVSLGKSGLEVVMRSKEQYLELGKLLKDKRLSAKDKSQLKKVAKKSVYQNLGKKTFFNVQSYRSIEQDVKDDGADDDSYNLNDCFAKIPRLKR, encoded by the coding sequence ATGAGCGACAATGATAGCTACGATGGACGGTCTAGAAAGGAGCTAGCAGCAGATCGAGAAGTTATCAAAACTGCTAACGAGCTGCTTAACTCTCTGGAGCAATCGCACAGGTCGGATTTAACTCTACATCTTTACTCATCATATCTTCTGAAAACACTCCTTTACAGGGCCAATGACAGGAGACATCCTTTAGAGGTAGATCAATTTGTGAAGACTCAGATTAGAGACAATTGGACGAGTTGGCCTGATCCGAAAACTGTAGTCAATCCACAAACGGACACATTATATGAAGATTCCTTCAATGGCGGGAAACAGGAAAATGGTGTCGACCCGGGAGAGATTTCCCCTAGGGCTCTGGCTCGTTCTACAAATATGCTGAACGTAGAGCTGGACTCTCACTGGCAGCATTGTTTGGCCCAGTCATCTGCTACCTCGGGCCTCGCATTGGACGTAGACAAGATGGCTATACCGAGCCATCTTACTGACCATATACTGGGTAAACTAGATCATCTGTTCAGTGGTCTGCATAACAAAGTAGCCgcaaagaacaaaataGATATTCAACAAGGTCAGTCCTCGCAGACATTGACTGTGTCCCAAATGCAGCACGAGACGGTTAAAGCGAATAAGCGTGTCGAATTTACCTATCATGACATAATAGCAAGAGGTTGCGAGATGGGCGAGGATATGGTGGAAATTTACATGAAGTCTCTcgagcttttcaatgacatcCCATCTACGTTCGATAAATCACAGTTCAAACTGCCCAAATCTTGCTTAAAGCATCAAAGGCCAGTATCTCTGGGGAAATCTGGGTTAGAAGTGGTAATGCGTTCCAAAGAACAGTATTTAGAGCTGGGGAAGCTACTGAAAGATAAAAGATTGTCGGCAAAGGATAaaagtcaattgaaaaaggtGGCAAAGAAGTCCGTCTATCAAAACTTAGGTAAGAAGacctttttcaatgttCAATCTTACAGATCAATTGAGCAAGATGTGAAAGATGATGGCGCCGACGATGATTCTTACAACTTGAATGACTGTTTTGCCAAAATTCCGAggttgaaaagatga